In a single window of the Halobaculum lipolyticum genome:
- a CDS encoding DUF7314 family protein yields MADEFIKGLGLFSGAGLAWMVLAGWYRTESFESSRQLIAAPPEPNTVFDAVGIFLNDVFFWTAIVGALTFWVLIPALRQVRDSTSPA; encoded by the coding sequence ATGGCAGACGAGTTCATCAAGGGTCTCGGTCTCTTCTCGGGCGCCGGGCTCGCGTGGATGGTGCTCGCGGGCTGGTACCGGACGGAGTCGTTCGAGAGCTCCCGACAGCTCATCGCTGCGCCGCCGGAGCCGAACACGGTGTTCGACGCGGTCGGCATCTTCCTCAACGACGTGTTCTTCTGGACGGCGATCGTCGGCGCCCTGACGTTCTGGGTGCTGATCCCGGCGCTGCGGCAGGTGCGCGACTCGACCTCGCCGGCGTAA
- a CDS encoding cytochrome bc complex cytochrome b subunit, with product MSDTNDTQDVETDGGTGIVAPDDETPTWRERKERTEGLSRLTYEYFERARREDEDLRRESDYVERDVLAFPTWPHETVRNLALTSFFVGMIIFLSATLPPHIGDPANPNSTPAIILPDWYLYWSFGLLKLGPLNPELAILGGQKLMADRTYGVLANGIVVGAIAIVPFVNKGSARRPVEQPFWAAVGVFGIGLAFTLSMLSVKNLMPMNVDLLFDLTFLVPPIMGIVTYAVLKTMREGYMYDLNRRYYRLRPPK from the coding sequence ATGAGCGACACCAACGACACCCAAGACGTGGAAACGGACGGCGGGACGGGCATCGTCGCGCCGGACGACGAGACCCCGACGTGGCGCGAGCGCAAGGAGCGCACCGAGGGCCTGTCCCGGCTGACGTACGAGTACTTCGAGCGGGCCCGGCGCGAGGACGAGGACCTCCGCCGCGAGTCCGACTACGTCGAGCGCGACGTGCTCGCGTTCCCGACGTGGCCCCACGAGACGGTTCGCAACCTCGCGTTGACGAGCTTCTTCGTCGGGATGATCATCTTCCTGTCGGCGACGCTGCCGCCGCACATCGGCGACCCGGCGAACCCGAACTCGACGCCGGCGATCATCCTGCCCGACTGGTACCTGTACTGGTCGTTCGGCCTGCTCAAGCTCGGCCCGCTCAACCCCGAACTGGCCATCCTCGGCGGCCAGAAGCTGATGGCCGACCGCACGTACGGCGTGCTCGCCAACGGCATCGTCGTCGGCGCCATCGCCATCGTCCCCTTCGTCAACAAGGGGTCGGCGCGGCGGCCCGTCGAGCAGCCGTTCTGGGCGGCCGTCGGCGTGTTCGGCATCGGGCTGGCGTTCACGCTGTCGATGCTGTCGGTCAAGAACCTCATGCCGATGAACGTCGACCTGCTGTTCGACCTGACGTTCCTCGTGCCGCCGATCATGGGCATCGTCACCTACGCGGTGTTGAAGACGATGCGCGAGGGGTACATGTACGACCTCAACCGCCGGTACTACCGGCTGCGGCCGCCGAAGTAA
- a CDS encoding cytochrome b: MSLEKKDEHDHKNWLDSKDLTPVEATFLTALIWVDKRLRIVDYLELLESLYYRSNLQMPKSHTEQYDLDNKFWYWYALYTLGFFSTLAYVVAAISGALLGFYYVPAVGSAGPGEASIAYDQIAFIMRDLQFGFMLRSIHRWSAQVMTAAVFLHMLRVYFTGAYKEPRELNWLLGIVLISLTMVFGYSGYLLPWDQLAFWAGQIGVEMSLSIPLIGEWVAQLLFGGFSLSQATLQRMYILHVFLLPFVVTTLIAIHIGIVWVQGIAEPH, translated from the coding sequence ATGAGTCTGGAAAAGAAAGACGAACACGACCACAAGAACTGGCTGGATAGCAAGGACCTCACGCCGGTGGAGGCGACGTTCCTCACCGCGCTCATCTGGGTCGACAAGCGCCTCCGCATCGTCGACTACCTCGAACTGCTGGAGTCGCTGTACTACCGGTCGAACCTCCAGATGCCGAAGTCCCACACCGAACAGTACGACCTGGACAACAAGTTCTGGTACTGGTACGCGCTGTACACGCTGGGGTTCTTCAGTACCCTCGCGTACGTCGTGGCGGCCATCTCCGGCGCCCTACTGGGGTTCTACTACGTTCCCGCGGTCGGGTCCGCGGGACCGGGAGAGGCGTCCATCGCCTACGACCAGATCGCGTTCATCATGCGCGACCTCCAGTTCGGCTTCATGCTGCGCTCGATCCACCGGTGGTCGGCGCAGGTGATGACCGCCGCGGTGTTCCTGCACATGCTCCGTGTCTACTTCACGGGCGCGTACAAGGAGCCGCGCGAGCTGAACTGGCTGCTCGGCATCGTCCTCATCTCGCTGACGATGGTGTTCGGGTACTCCGGGTACCTCCTGCCGTGGGACCAGCTGGCGTTCTGGGCCGGCCAGATCGGCGTCGAGATGAGCCTCTCGATCCCCCTCATCGGCGAGTGGGTCGCCCAGCTGCTGTTCGGCGGCTTCTCGCTGAGCCAGGCGACGCTGCAGCGAATGTACATCCTCCACGTGTTCCTGCTCCCGTTCGTGGTGACCACCCTCATCGCGATCCACATCGGCATCGTGTGGGTGCAGGGCATCGCGGAGCCGCACTGA
- a CDS encoding DUF7318 family protein, whose product MSSTGSTYGDIHRYEPARESTAAAIAIVLLTVVEIVFVFMFTYGLVNGWGLSDTGNMFLGGILAVIFIDLAFILALYRKEFLPDVVIVKKRRRKWEDLYIREDDVDGETLGTDAWEQVKRAVYPYYKR is encoded by the coding sequence ATGTCCAGTACCGGATCCACCTACGGCGACATCCACCGCTACGAACCGGCGCGCGAGAGCACCGCCGCGGCGATCGCGATCGTCCTCCTGACGGTCGTCGAGATCGTCTTCGTGTTCATGTTCACCTACGGCCTCGTCAACGGCTGGGGCCTCTCGGACACGGGGAACATGTTCCTCGGCGGCATCCTCGCGGTGATCTTCATCGATCTCGCGTTCATCCTCGCGCTGTACCGCAAGGAGTTCCTCCCGGACGTCGTGATCGTGAAGAAACGGCGTCGCAAGTGGGAGGACCTGTACATCCGCGAGGACGACGTCGACGGGGAGACCCTCGGGACGGACGCGTGGGAGCAGGTCAAACGCGCGGTCTACCCCTACTACAAACGGTGA
- a CDS encoding DUF7315 family membrane protein: MDETPSDRGSSTGADDGPPGTTAAADGAAGGDGTDDAGTAASPEPDGPVASGQGRARDVVVPIALYKRITAYSTLTAVVAVVLGFVMLDAATLQVSLTRRFVVGVFGAMGVVPPETFLTALFSVIGLGLIAFGAGVYVLGSRFRAAGMTAENGNSQDDDAEV; the protein is encoded by the coding sequence ATGGACGAGACGCCGAGCGACCGCGGGTCGTCGACCGGTGCAGACGACGGGCCGCCGGGGACGACCGCCGCGGCCGACGGCGCCGCCGGCGGCGACGGGACCGACGACGCGGGAACCGCGGCGTCGCCGGAGCCGGACGGGCCGGTCGCCAGCGGCCAGGGCCGCGCCCGCGACGTCGTGGTGCCGATCGCGCTGTACAAACGGATCACGGCGTACTCGACGCTGACGGCGGTCGTCGCGGTCGTGCTCGGGTTCGTGATGCTGGACGCGGCGACGCTGCAGGTGTCGCTGACGCGCCGGTTCGTCGTGGGCGTGTTCGGCGCCATGGGCGTCGTCCCGCCGGAGACGTTCCTGACGGCGCTGTTCTCGGTGATCGGACTGGGACTGATCGCGTTCGGCGCGGGCGTGTACGTGCTCGGGTCGCGCTTCCGGGCGGCGGGGATGACCGCCGAGAACGGAAACTCTCAAGACGACGACGCCGAAGTGTAG
- a CDS encoding plastocyanin/azurin family copper-binding protein: MKRRDFMRQAGGATAALGAGAAATAGTATAQESGGGGGQRPDFGGYTDGAEGGEYLDARGQSEVTVEVGGGGGLAFLPTELWIDTGTTVVFDWVSDGHNVLFDDNPGSVSGHEPLEGEGFSFEVTFESGGVYTYYCDPHRSLGMLGAIAVGEEVPTVATGGGGPKELHELGVAIQAHWVGAATILGIVMSVIFTFYLVKYGESAHTGTGR, translated from the coding sequence ATGAAGAGGCGGGACTTTATGCGACAGGCCGGCGGTGCGACGGCCGCCCTCGGGGCGGGCGCGGCCGCGACGGCCGGCACCGCGACGGCCCAGGAATCGGGCGGTGGCGGCGGGCAGAGACCCGACTTCGGCGGCTACACCGACGGGGCCGAGGGAGGCGAGTATCTCGACGCCCGCGGCCAGTCGGAAGTGACCGTCGAGGTCGGCGGCGGCGGGGGCCTCGCGTTCCTACCGACCGAACTCTGGATCGACACCGGCACCACGGTGGTGTTCGACTGGGTCTCCGACGGACACAACGTCCTGTTCGACGACAACCCCGGCAGCGTCTCCGGCCACGAGCCGCTGGAGGGCGAGGGGTTCTCGTTCGAGGTGACGTTCGAGTCCGGCGGGGTGTACACGTACTACTGTGACCCCCACCGCTCGCTCGGCATGCTCGGCGCCATCGCCGTCGGCGAGGAGGTGCCGACGGTCGCCACCGGCGGCGGCGGCCCGAAGGAACTGCACGAGTTGGGCGTCGCGATCCAGGCTCACTGGGTCGGCGCCGCGACCATCCTCGGCATCGTCATGAGCGTGATATTCACGTTCTACCTGGTGAAGTACGGGGAGTCCGCCCACACGGGGACGGGGAGGTAA